In the Thauera sedimentorum genome, one interval contains:
- a CDS encoding DUF1329 domain-containing protein has product MYKQSILLTAMLTALAGSASVFAAVTAEEAAALKTTLTPLGGERAGNKDGSIPAWDGGLVKPVQGKKMGDIPLEVFAGDKVSYQVTAKNMGEHAALLSDGTKALLQKYPDSFRLDVYPTRRTGAAPQKVYDNVAKNATRCKTTDNGYSLEGCIGGTPFPIPKSGVEVMWNYLLRTEAPSIEYRFKNIVGNADGSHTLATRNEIAFQYPPYYADATPESWSGEYAILRFNTLEPPFKAGESLVIRDSIDQKNARQAWQYLVGQRRVRRAPTVAYDTPDFVASGANYFDEVQGLFGSLDRYEWKLVGKQEMLVPYNTNGFIAAPVKEALAEHHLNPDHLRWERHRVWVVEATVASGKRHAVPKRRYYVDEDTWLVVLMDGYDAEGKLWRTTQVTPFVVPSIPATLIKTATVFNLQANTMSVIQALNEEDFRVVEPKPETYFTGDAVAAEASR; this is encoded by the coding sequence ATGTACAAGCAATCGATTCTGCTGACGGCAATGCTCACCGCGCTTGCCGGCAGTGCCAGTGTTTTCGCCGCCGTGACCGCCGAAGAGGCGGCCGCGCTCAAGACCACGCTCACCCCGCTGGGTGGGGAGCGCGCCGGGAACAAGGACGGCAGCATTCCGGCCTGGGATGGCGGTCTGGTGAAGCCGGTGCAGGGCAAGAAGATGGGCGACATCCCGCTCGAAGTCTTCGCCGGCGACAAAGTGAGCTACCAGGTCACCGCCAAGAACATGGGCGAACATGCCGCCCTGCTGTCCGATGGCACCAAGGCGCTGCTGCAGAAGTACCCGGACAGCTTCCGCCTCGACGTCTATCCGACCCGGCGCACCGGTGCCGCACCGCAGAAGGTTTACGACAACGTGGCGAAGAACGCCACGCGCTGCAAGACGACCGACAACGGCTACTCGCTGGAAGGCTGCATCGGCGGCACGCCTTTCCCGATTCCGAAGAGCGGTGTCGAGGTGATGTGGAACTACCTGCTGCGTACCGAGGCGCCGTCCATCGAGTACCGCTTCAAGAACATCGTGGGCAATGCAGACGGCTCGCACACGCTGGCCACCCGCAACGAAATCGCCTTCCAGTATCCGCCGTACTACGCGGACGCCACCCCTGAGAGCTGGTCCGGCGAGTACGCGATCCTGCGTTTCAACACGCTTGAGCCGCCTTTCAAGGCTGGTGAGTCACTGGTGATCCGCGACAGCATCGACCAGAAGAACGCCCGTCAGGCCTGGCAGTACCTGGTCGGCCAGCGCCGTGTGCGCCGCGCGCCGACGGTGGCCTACGACACGCCGGATTTCGTTGCGTCGGGCGCCAACTACTTTGACGAGGTGCAAGGCCTGTTCGGCTCGCTCGACCGTTACGAGTGGAAGCTGGTCGGCAAGCAGGAAATGCTGGTGCCCTACAACACCAACGGCTTCATTGCTGCCCCGGTCAAGGAGGCGCTTGCTGAGCACCACCTCAACCCGGATCACCTGCGCTGGGAGCGTCACCGCGTGTGGGTCGTCGAGGCCACGGTCGCGTCGGGCAAGCGTCACGCCGTGCCCAAGCGCCGCTATTACGTCGATGAGGACACCTGGCTGGTGGTCCTGATGGACGGCTACGATGCCGAAGGCAAACTGTGGCGCACCACCCAGGTCACGCCCTTTGTCGTGCCCTCGATCCCGGCCACGCTGATCAAGACCGCCACCGTGTTCAACCTGCAGGCGAACACAATGAGTGTGATCCAGGCGCTCAATGAGGAGGACTTCCGCGTCGTGGAGCCCAAGCCGGAGACCTACTTCACCGGCGACGCGGTCGCCGCCGAAGCCTCCCGTTAA
- a CDS encoding LysR family transcriptional regulator: protein MWSTIDALNDVAVFVQVVNSGSFTAAADKLDLSKSVVSKYVTRLEDRLGARLLNRTTRRLSLTEVGRAFFERSQRGLLEIEEAEAEVSRLQGTPRGELRISSPMSFGILHIAPKLSAFQLRYPELTVDMVLDDRKVDLVEEGFDLAIRIGDLPDSSLVARRLGPCRHVVCGTPDYFARRGVPQTPEDLARHAALVFRYHDSPDEWRFTAPDGGLVRVSLAHRLRMNNSLALREAVLQGAGVMLTPTFVVGADIRAGRLKAVLTDYAAMEISIYAVYPQRKHLSPKIRAFVEFMTEQIQDPPYWEP, encoded by the coding sequence ATCTGGAGCACCATCGACGCCCTCAACGATGTCGCCGTGTTCGTTCAGGTGGTCAACAGCGGCAGTTTTACCGCCGCCGCCGACAAGCTCGACCTGTCCAAATCCGTGGTGAGCAAGTACGTCACCCGTTTGGAGGATCGTCTCGGCGCGCGCCTGCTCAATCGCACCACGCGCCGCCTGAGTCTCACGGAGGTCGGGCGCGCATTCTTCGAGCGCAGTCAGCGTGGCTTGCTGGAGATCGAAGAGGCAGAGGCCGAGGTCTCGCGTCTGCAGGGCACGCCGCGGGGCGAACTGCGCATCAGCAGCCCGATGTCGTTCGGCATCCTTCACATCGCGCCGAAACTGTCGGCTTTCCAGTTGCGCTATCCGGAACTGACGGTCGACATGGTGCTCGATGACCGCAAGGTGGACCTGGTGGAAGAAGGCTTCGACCTGGCCATCCGCATCGGCGACTTGCCCGATTCGTCGCTGGTGGCGCGTCGCCTTGGCCCCTGCCGGCATGTGGTCTGTGGCACGCCCGACTACTTTGCGCGCCGTGGCGTTCCGCAGACCCCGGAGGACCTGGCCCGCCATGCCGCCCTTGTGTTCCGCTACCACGATTCACCGGACGAATGGCGCTTTACCGCCCCCGACGGCGGTTTAGTCCGTGTGAGCCTCGCCCACCGGCTGCGCATGAACAACAGCCTCGCCTTGCGCGAGGCCGTGCTTCAGGGGGCGGGCGTCATGCTCACCCCCACCTTCGTGGTTGGCGCCGACATCCGCGCGGGCCGGCTCAAGGCGGTGCTGACCGACTACGCGGCAATGGAGATATCCATATATGCGGTCTACCCGCAACGCAAGCACCTGTCACCGAAGATTCGCGCCTTCGTCGAATTCATGACCGAACAGATCCAGGACCCACCGTATTGGGAGCCCTGA
- a CDS encoding efflux RND transporter permease subunit, giving the protein MFAHIIRHGTLVAVVSLIVLVLGIVAASRIPVQMIPDLEVRTVSVETRWPGATPQDVEKDIVIEQERYLRNLPNLQRMTATAGNGFAEIELEFPFGVDVTQALIEVNNALSRVSGYPRNVDQPRIVASSFSANAFMHFSLAPLEGDPRRVNVLLMRDFVEDRVRPRMESIAGVSEVRVNGGLERQLQVLVDAEALAQRGLGLTDVRDAIRARNQDVSGGEVSAGKRRYLLRTVGRFQNPADLADLVLRRDGDSVVRLGDVAQVRQGHARPRFVSRFNGDPRLSLQVRRQPGSNVIDIKRAMLAEVAAINAEILHPAGMNLALNSDDVRYVEASIRNVWTNLAIGGVFATLVMFAFLRSARATLVGVVGIPLCAVVAFISLLAGGRTINVISLAGVAFAIGMTIDNSIVVLENIERYRRRGLDRIESALQGVREVWPAVLASTMTTVLVFLPILFIVEEAGQLYSDVAIAISGAILASMLVAITLIPTLCARVEFGQRAGDAGQFPRLNRFLRRLLDTPARRGAVMVGTVAGAGLIIALLTPPAEYLPEGEEPKTFAAMNPPPGYNLETMGEIARQVEAHLLPHVGADPQAFLRGDTAVPPIRYINLGYDPTRLRIISETEDPAHIEALMDALTAHYESYPGMRAFAAKGSIISSNDGGTRSISLDISGPDLAAIFDTARAIDRRARELFDGPRIQSQPSSLTLAQPLVQIRPDWDRAAELGLSTDAIGFSVAALTQGAYVDDFFLGDDKIDIYVYGDEAAEPRLEQVPGLLLRSPGGATLPLSAVARIEELADTISIRRVDGRRTVTLHIIPPDEVALETGVAQVREALIGAMRASGELPADIAIAISGASDALERTRAALSGNFLIALAIVYLLLVAIFTHWAYPLLIMTTIPLGVAGGIVGLALMNGVGALLPALGLAPISQPFDMITMLGFLILMGTVVNNPILIVDQARRNLEHEHMPPLQAVTAAIEARLRPIAMTTLTTLCGIAPLVLIPGEGTELYRGVGAIVLFGLLGAAIVTLSFLPAMLVFVLKLARRFGFYKEAA; this is encoded by the coding sequence ATGTTCGCCCACATCATCCGCCATGGCACCCTGGTGGCCGTGGTCTCGCTCATCGTGCTGGTGCTCGGCATCGTCGCCGCCTCGCGCATCCCGGTGCAGATGATCCCCGACCTGGAAGTGCGCACGGTCAGCGTGGAGACGCGCTGGCCGGGCGCCACGCCGCAGGACGTGGAGAAGGACATCGTGATCGAGCAGGAGCGCTACCTGCGCAACCTGCCCAACCTCCAGCGCATGACCGCCACCGCCGGCAACGGCTTCGCCGAGATCGAGCTGGAGTTTCCCTTCGGCGTGGATGTCACCCAGGCGCTGATCGAGGTGAACAACGCGCTCAGCCGGGTGAGCGGCTACCCACGCAATGTCGACCAGCCGCGCATCGTCGCCAGTTCGTTCTCGGCCAACGCCTTCATGCACTTCAGCCTTGCCCCGCTGGAGGGCGACCCGCGCCGGGTCAACGTGCTGCTGATGCGGGACTTCGTCGAGGACCGCGTGCGGCCGCGCATGGAGAGCATCGCCGGGGTATCCGAGGTACGCGTCAACGGCGGCCTGGAGCGCCAGCTGCAGGTGCTGGTCGACGCCGAGGCGCTGGCCCAGCGCGGCCTGGGCCTGACCGACGTGCGCGACGCCATCCGCGCGCGCAACCAGGACGTCTCCGGCGGCGAGGTCAGCGCCGGCAAGCGCCGCTATCTGCTGCGCACCGTGGGGCGCTTCCAGAACCCGGCCGACCTGGCCGACCTCGTCCTGCGCCGCGACGGCGACAGCGTGGTGCGCCTGGGCGACGTGGCACAGGTGCGCCAGGGCCACGCCCGCCCGCGCTTCGTCAGCCGCTTCAACGGCGACCCGCGGCTGTCCCTGCAGGTACGGCGCCAGCCCGGCTCCAACGTCATCGACATCAAGCGGGCGATGCTCGCCGAGGTGGCGGCGATCAACGCGGAGATCCTCCACCCCGCCGGCATGAACCTGGCGCTCAACTCGGACGACGTGCGCTACGTCGAAGCCTCCATCCGCAACGTGTGGACCAACCTCGCCATCGGCGGCGTGTTCGCCACGCTGGTGATGTTCGCCTTCCTGCGCTCGGCCCGCGCCACCCTGGTCGGCGTGGTCGGCATCCCGCTGTGCGCGGTGGTCGCCTTCATCTCGCTGCTGGCCGGCGGACGCACCATCAACGTGATCTCGCTCGCCGGCGTGGCCTTTGCCATCGGCATGACCATAGACAACAGCATCGTGGTGCTGGAGAACATCGAACGCTACCGCCGTCGCGGCCTGGACCGCATCGAATCCGCGCTGCAGGGCGTGCGCGAGGTGTGGCCGGCGGTGCTCGCCTCGACCATGACCACGGTACTGGTGTTCCTGCCCATCCTGTTCATCGTCGAGGAGGCGGGCCAGCTCTATTCCGACGTCGCCATCGCCATCTCCGGCGCCATCCTCGCCTCCATGCTGGTCGCCATCACGCTGATTCCCACCCTGTGCGCGCGGGTGGAATTCGGCCAGCGCGCAGGCGACGCCGGACAGTTTCCGCGCCTCAACCGCTTCCTGCGCCGCCTGCTCGACACGCCGGCGCGGCGCGGCGCGGTGATGGTGGGCACAGTGGCGGGCGCCGGCCTGATCATCGCCCTGCTCACCCCGCCCGCGGAATACCTGCCGGAGGGCGAGGAGCCCAAGACCTTCGCCGCGATGAACCCGCCGCCGGGCTACAATCTGGAGACCATGGGCGAGATCGCCCGCCAGGTGGAAGCTCATCTCCTGCCCCATGTGGGCGCCGACCCGCAAGCCTTCCTGCGCGGCGACACCGCGGTGCCGCCGATCCGCTACATCAACCTCGGCTACGACCCCACCCGGCTGCGCATCATCTCCGAGACCGAGGACCCGGCCCATATCGAGGCGCTGATGGACGCCCTCACCGCGCACTACGAGAGCTACCCCGGCATGCGCGCCTTCGCCGCCAAGGGTTCCATCATCTCCAGCAACGACGGCGGCACGCGCAGCATCAGCCTGGACATCTCCGGGCCCGACCTGGCGGCCATCTTCGACACCGCCCGCGCCATCGACCGGCGCGCGCGCGAACTGTTCGACGGCCCGCGCATCCAGAGCCAGCCCTCCAGCCTCACGCTGGCGCAGCCGCTGGTGCAGATCCGCCCCGACTGGGACCGCGCGGCCGAGCTGGGCCTGTCCACCGACGCCATCGGCTTCAGCGTGGCGGCGCTGACCCAGGGCGCCTACGTGGACGACTTCTTCCTCGGCGACGACAAGATCGACATCTACGTGTACGGCGACGAGGCCGCCGAACCGCGCCTGGAACAGGTGCCCGGCCTGCTGCTGCGCAGCCCCGGCGGCGCCACCCTGCCGCTGTCCGCGGTCGCGCGTATCGAGGAGCTGGCCGACACCATCTCGATCCGCCGGGTGGACGGCCGCCGCACGGTCACGCTGCACATCATTCCGCCGGACGAGGTGGCACTTGAAACCGGGGTGGCGCAGGTCCGCGAGGCGCTGATCGGCGCGATGCGCGCTTCCGGCGAGCTGCCCGCCGACATCGCCATCGCCATCTCCGGCGCCAGTGACGCGCTGGAACGCACCCGCGCGGCGCTGAGCGGCAACTTCCTGATTGCGCTGGCCATCGTCTACCTGCTGCTGGTGGCCATCTTCACCCACTGGGCCTATCCGCTGCTGATCATGACCACCATCCCGCTCGGGGTCGCCGGCGGCATCGTCGGGCTGGCGCTGATGAACGGCGTCGGCGCGCTGCTGCCGGCCCTCGGGCTGGCGCCGATCTCCCAGCCCTTCGACATGATCACCATGCTCGGCTTTCTCATCCTGATGGGCACCGTGGTGAACAACCCCATCCTCATCGTCGACCAGGCCCGCCGCAACCTGGAGCACGAGCACATGCCGCCGCTGCAGGCGGTCACCGCCGCCATCGAAGCCCGCCTGCGCCCGATCGCCATGACCACGCTGACCACCCTGTGCGGCATCGCCCCGCTGGTGCTGATCCCCGGCGAAGGCACCGAGCTGTACCGCGGCGTGGGCGCCATCGTGCTGTTCGGCCTGCTCGGCGCGGCCATCGTCACCCTCAGCTTCCTGCCGGCGATGCTGGTGTTCGTGCTCAAGCTGGCGCGCCGCTTCGGTTTCTACAAGGAGGCCGCATGA
- a CDS encoding efflux RND transporter periplasmic adaptor subunit, translated as MTVRPDARWPLAIGRHISLWAFALIAATASAQSPHVVLGEVERGPLVEEIALNGTVTARRNVDVSVSIGGLVRERAVDVGSRVARGDLLLRLDDELARLEHDRTSAEVREAEKRLAEAQRLLAQAHSVGGGRVIPATEQARRASEVGIAEAALVRARAAERLQAARLRRHALHAPFDAVVSARAADAGQWVEPGDAVFTLVDTADLLVDFQVPQQAFALLGADTTLAIEVPGAGRQSAAIETWLPVTDAQARTFLLRALPPEGAPLVPGMAVSASLRLIREGQALSVVRDAINRYPDGRVTVWVAEALGDDGRHRVREQLVRVGGSAGDRVFVTEGLDGGERIVTRGNEALRDGLEVSTPGG; from the coding sequence ATGACCGTGCGACCGGATGCGCGATGGCCGCTGGCCATCGGCCGGCACATCAGCTTGTGGGCCTTCGCCCTGATCGCCGCAACCGCCAGCGCGCAGTCGCCGCACGTGGTCTTGGGAGAAGTGGAACGCGGCCCGCTGGTCGAGGAGATCGCCCTGAACGGCACGGTGACCGCCCGGCGCAATGTCGACGTATCGGTGTCGATAGGCGGGCTGGTGCGCGAGCGCGCGGTGGACGTCGGCAGCCGGGTGGCGCGCGGCGATCTGCTGTTGCGGCTGGATGACGAGCTTGCGCGCCTGGAGCACGACCGTACCAGCGCGGAAGTGCGTGAAGCGGAGAAGCGCCTGGCCGAGGCCCAGCGCCTGCTGGCGCAGGCCCACAGCGTGGGCGGCGGACGGGTGATCCCGGCCACCGAGCAGGCGCGCCGGGCCAGCGAGGTGGGCATTGCCGAGGCCGCCCTGGTGCGCGCCCGCGCGGCCGAGCGCCTGCAGGCCGCCCGCCTGCGCCGCCATGCCCTGCACGCGCCCTTCGACGCCGTCGTCAGCGCACGTGCCGCGGATGCCGGGCAGTGGGTCGAGCCGGGCGACGCAGTCTTTACCCTGGTGGATACTGCCGATCTGCTGGTGGACTTCCAGGTGCCGCAGCAGGCCTTCGCCCTGCTCGGCGCGGACACGACCCTGGCCATCGAGGTGCCGGGCGCCGGGCGGCAGTCCGCCGCCATCGAAACCTGGCTGCCGGTCACCGACGCACAGGCGCGCACCTTCCTGCTGCGCGCCCTGCCGCCGGAAGGCGCGCCGCTCGTGCCCGGCATGGCGGTGTCGGCCAGCCTTCGCCTGATCCGCGAAGGACAGGCGCTGTCGGTGGTGCGCGACGCGATCAACCGCTACCCCGACGGCCGCGTCACCGTGTGGGTGGCCGAGGCGCTCGGTGACGACGGGCGCCACCGGGTGCGCGAGCAGCTCGTGCGGGTCGGCGGATCGGCCGGCGACAGGGTCTTCGTCACCGAAGGACTCGACGGCGGCGAGCGCATCGTGACCCGCGGCAACGAGGCCCTGCGCGACGGCCTCGAAGTCAGCACGCCCGGCGGCTGA
- a CDS encoding DMT family transporter, producing the protein MHTMSDIPATGRWTAVAQSPSALLIVTGTLIGLNFPLGKLGGEAGVSPAMWALLISFGAAAALLPVMWLRGHLRWPSPRILRYSVISSLVSFVGPNLLLFTVIPHAGAGYTGLMFALSPVVTVLLAGLCRLRTPGVLGLLGIAVGLIGAVLVSVSRGVDPAGPPVQWLLLALLIPLSLASGNVYRTLDWPPDAAPNVLAFWGQVCSSVVFVSVLMATEGRIPVADVVPAGSAAVVQMVVAAMTFPVVFRLQRRGGPVLFSQVGYVAAAVGLIVATLALGERYAPLTWVGAGVIGAGIGITVLAQWKEGRVLRAPNTVGPGSVRS; encoded by the coding sequence ATGCATACGATGTCGGACATCCCGGCCACGGGGCGGTGGACCGCCGTGGCGCAGTCGCCTTCGGCGCTCCTGATCGTCACCGGAACCCTGATCGGCCTGAACTTTCCGCTCGGCAAACTGGGCGGCGAGGCCGGTGTCTCGCCGGCCATGTGGGCCTTGCTGATTTCCTTTGGGGCGGCGGCGGCCCTGCTGCCCGTCATGTGGCTGCGGGGTCACCTGCGCTGGCCATCGCCGCGAATCCTCCGGTACTCGGTGATCTCGTCGCTGGTGTCCTTCGTCGGCCCCAACCTGCTGCTCTTCACCGTGATACCGCACGCAGGTGCCGGCTACACCGGGCTGATGTTTGCGCTCTCACCGGTTGTTACCGTACTGCTCGCCGGCCTGTGCCGCCTGCGCACGCCGGGCGTGCTGGGCTTGCTCGGCATTGCGGTGGGCCTGATTGGCGCGGTGCTGGTCAGTGTCAGCCGGGGTGTCGATCCGGCCGGCCCCCCGGTGCAATGGTTGCTGCTTGCGCTGTTGATCCCGCTCAGCCTGGCCTCCGGGAACGTGTATCGCACGCTGGACTGGCCGCCGGATGCGGCACCGAACGTATTGGCCTTCTGGGGACAGGTTTGCTCAAGCGTGGTGTTCGTGTCTGTACTGATGGCGACCGAAGGACGTATCCCGGTCGCCGACGTGGTGCCGGCCGGGTCTGCCGCCGTTGTTCAGATGGTCGTGGCGGCCATGACTTTTCCGGTGGTCTTTCGTCTCCAGCGGCGCGGCGGGCCGGTGTTGTTCAGCCAGGTCGGGTATGTTGCGGCTGCGGTCGGGCTGATCGTGGCCACGCTCGCGCTTGGCGAGCGCTATGCGCCGCTGACCTGGGTGGGCGCCGGGGTTATCGGTGCGGGCATCGGCATTACGGTGCTGGCGCAATGGAAGGAAGGACGCGTACTCAGGGCTCCCAATACGGTGGGTCCTGGATCTGTTCGGTCATGA
- a CDS encoding LysR substrate-binding domain-containing protein — protein sequence MDLRHLRYFIAVAEELNIGRAAARLHISQPPLTRQIQQLEEELGARLFNRTPRGVELTEAGQLFLEEARNIRSVVEQATERTQRAGQGKLGRLDVAIFGSAILDAIPKVLLAFRSNYPEVKVVLHTMTKAEQIEALRQRRISVGFNRMLAPQDDIDVQPVMVERLLLAVPTSNPLAQRESIPFRELEGQPMVLFPTGARPNFMDKVIGLCTDSGFEPHISQEVGDAVTGVALVAAGFGVCLVPESATTLQLPGVVYRPLTDTPAGSSVDLCCIYRRDDTSPIVAAFRQTVEANRALFPGS from the coding sequence ATGGATCTCCGCCATCTGCGCTATTTCATCGCCGTCGCCGAGGAGCTGAACATCGGCCGTGCGGCGGCCCGGCTGCACATCTCGCAACCCCCGCTCACCCGCCAGATCCAGCAACTGGAAGAAGAACTCGGCGCACGTCTGTTCAACCGCACGCCGCGCGGCGTGGAACTCACCGAAGCGGGCCAGCTGTTTCTGGAAGAAGCGCGCAATATCCGTTCGGTGGTGGAACAGGCCACCGAGCGCACCCAGCGTGCCGGCCAGGGCAAGCTCGGGCGGCTCGATGTGGCGATCTTCGGCTCGGCCATCCTCGATGCCATCCCCAAGGTGCTGCTCGCCTTCCGCAGCAACTACCCGGAGGTCAAGGTGGTGCTGCACACGATGACCAAGGCCGAGCAGATCGAAGCGCTGCGCCAGCGCCGCATCTCGGTCGGCTTCAACCGCATGCTGGCGCCGCAGGACGACATCGACGTCCAGCCGGTCATGGTCGAGCGCCTGCTGCTGGCCGTCCCCACCAGCAACCCCCTGGCACAGCGCGAATCCATCCCCTTCCGCGAACTGGAGGGGCAGCCGATGGTGCTCTTCCCCACCGGCGCACGGCCCAACTTCATGGACAAGGTGATCGGGCTGTGCACGGACAGCGGCTTCGAACCGCACATCTCCCAGGAAGTCGGCGATGCCGTCACCGGCGTCGCGCTGGTGGCAGCGGGATTCGGTGTCTGCCTGGTACCGGAATCGGCGACCACCCTGCAACTGCCCGGCGTGGTGTACCGACCGCTCACCGACACCCCCGCGGGCAGTTCCGTCGACCTGTGCTGCATCTACCGCCGCGACGACACCTCACCTATCGTTGCCGCGTTTCGGCAGACGGTCGAGGCGAACAGGGCGTTGTTTCCAGGAAGCTGA
- a CDS encoding nitroreductase family protein → MNAPDRIQMPMPEAAQVRQPGYPIEPLFVKRWSPRAFDASSMARDDLMRMLEAARWAASAYNLQPWRFVYALRSDPVWPQWLDLLDPFNAAWAKDASALVFLFSDRLMPAREGSARQRSRSHSFDAGAAWAQLSLQATAMGYQAHAMGGIDVEAVRQALAAPEHFHVEIGIAIGRQALPVRLPPALRERELPSDRLPLPQLAFDTSFPRGA, encoded by the coding sequence ATGAACGCACCCGACAGAATCCAGATGCCGATGCCCGAGGCGGCGCAAGTGCGCCAGCCGGGCTACCCGATCGAGCCCTTGTTCGTGAAGCGCTGGTCGCCGCGCGCTTTCGATGCCTCGAGCATGGCGCGGGACGACCTGATGCGCATGCTGGAGGCTGCGCGCTGGGCGGCTTCGGCCTATAACCTTCAGCCCTGGCGATTCGTCTATGCGCTGAGGAGCGATCCGGTTTGGCCGCAGTGGCTGGATCTGCTCGACCCCTTCAATGCCGCCTGGGCCAAGGACGCATCGGCGCTCGTGTTCCTGTTCTCCGACCGCCTCATGCCGGCGCGCGAAGGTAGCGCGCGTCAGCGGTCGAGAAGCCATAGTTTCGATGCCGGGGCGGCGTGGGCGCAGTTGTCGTTGCAGGCGACCGCCATGGGCTATCAGGCGCACGCGATGGGCGGGATCGACGTCGAAGCGGTCCGCCAGGCGCTGGCCGCGCCCGAGCACTTTCATGTCGAGATCGGCATTGCGATCGGCCGCCAGGCGCTGCCGGTGCGCCTGCCCCCGGCGCTGCGCGAGCGCGAGCTGCCCAGTGATCGACTGCCGCTGCCGCAGCTGGCATTCGACACGTCATTTCCGCGCGGCGCTTGA
- a CDS encoding DUF1302 domain-containing protein, translating into MDQGSLCRVGAEVPKRWRLAGVLALSCVGLSAPGVASAFQIDTDNPDLRITWDNTFKYSAAWRVRKVDSAVADNSIGPQANTNDGDLNFGRGLISNRLDLLSELDVRYKRDYGFRISGAAWYDDVYNRSNDNPGALGGALLNHRSTDYDEFTRDTEKLHGRKAEFLDAFVYGNFAPGGKRLNVKAGRFTQLYGESLFFGSNGIAGAQTPLDLARALSVPNSQFKEVARPVGQVSAQLQLSPDVTIGAYYQVEWRKSRLPAAGSYFSFADFVDDGGETLILGPGAVAFRGKDLEAKNSGQGGVQVRFKSEDAEFGLYAAQYHDKMPQFYARPGVNVRPGSVGDYVQVFAENIRTVGASVSTLIGETNVAAELSFRDNMPLVASGNAVITGASSDGDDNAAFPKGRTLHLNLSAISVLGASPLWDGASFIGEFAYNRRLKVTDNRDQLDPLATRDAGAIQFVFTPEYFQVMPGVDLQVPIGLSYGLFGRSSVNGALFPAHHGGNFSIGVKADYQKTWQASLNFTHYFGSAGAVVKYGTAVPELSYDNFHRDRDFVSLSIQRTF; encoded by the coding sequence ATGGATCAAGGATCCCTTTGCCGCGTGGGAGCAGAGGTGCCGAAGCGTTGGCGGCTTGCCGGCGTGCTCGCACTGTCCTGCGTCGGGCTGTCGGCGCCGGGTGTCGCGAGCGCGTTCCAGATCGACACGGACAACCCGGACCTGCGCATCACCTGGGACAACACCTTCAAGTACAGCGCCGCCTGGCGCGTGCGCAAGGTCGACAGCGCCGTGGCCGACAACTCGATCGGTCCGCAGGCGAACACCAACGACGGCGACCTCAACTTTGGCCGCGGGCTGATCTCGAACCGGCTCGACCTGCTGTCCGAACTCGATGTCCGCTACAAGCGTGACTACGGCTTCCGTATCAGCGGGGCGGCGTGGTACGACGACGTCTACAACCGCTCGAACGACAACCCGGGTGCGCTTGGCGGCGCGTTGCTGAACCACCGTTCCACCGACTACGACGAATTCACCCGCGACACCGAGAAGCTGCACGGCCGCAAGGCGGAGTTTCTCGATGCCTTTGTTTACGGCAACTTCGCCCCGGGCGGCAAACGCCTGAACGTGAAGGCAGGCCGCTTCACCCAGCTCTATGGCGAGAGCCTGTTCTTCGGCAGCAACGGTATTGCCGGTGCGCAGACGCCCCTGGACCTTGCGCGCGCACTGTCGGTGCCGAACTCGCAGTTCAAGGAAGTTGCGCGCCCGGTCGGTCAGGTGTCGGCGCAGTTGCAACTCAGCCCGGACGTGACGATCGGCGCGTACTACCAGGTTGAATGGCGCAAGTCCCGTCTGCCGGCAGCCGGCAGCTACTTCAGCTTTGCGGACTTCGTCGATGATGGCGGCGAGACGCTGATTCTCGGACCCGGGGCGGTCGCGTTCCGTGGCAAGGACCTGGAGGCCAAGAACTCCGGTCAGGGTGGTGTTCAGGTTCGCTTCAAGAGCGAGGATGCCGAGTTTGGCCTCTACGCCGCGCAGTACCACGACAAGATGCCGCAGTTCTACGCGCGTCCCGGTGTCAATGTGCGCCCGGGCAGCGTCGGCGACTACGTACAGGTGTTTGCCGAGAACATCCGCACGGTCGGCGCCAGCGTGAGCACGCTGATAGGCGAGACCAACGTGGCGGCCGAACTTTCCTTCCGCGACAACATGCCTTTGGTGGCCAGCGGTAATGCCGTGATCACCGGCGCCTCGTCCGATGGCGACGACAACGCGGCGTTTCCCAAGGGGCGCACGCTGCACCTGAACCTGTCGGCGATCAGTGTGCTTGGTGCCAGTCCGCTGTGGGACGGTGCCTCGTTCATCGGCGAGTTCGCCTACAACCGCCGCCTCAAGGTTACCGACAACCGCGACCAGCTCGACCCGCTGGCGACGCGCGACGCCGGGGCCATCCAGTTTGTGTTCACGCCGGAGTACTTCCAGGTCATGCCGGGTGTCGACCTGCAGGTGCCGATTGGCCTGTCCTACGGCCTGTTCGGGCGCTCTTCGGTCAATGGCGCGCTGTTTCCGGCGCACCACGGCGGCAACTTCAGCATTGGCGTGAAAGCGGACTACCAGAAGACCTGGCAGGCCAGTCTGAACTTCACCCACTACTTTGGCTCGGCCGGGGCGGTGGTCAAGTACGGCACCGCGGTGCCCGAGCTGTCCTACGACAACTTCCACCGCGATCGCGACTTCGTCTCGCTGTCCATCCAGCGCACCTTCTGA